The genomic stretch TGCTATGAGGACGCGGTGACGCTCCTCCACGCCGCCTCGCTCCGGCTCGCCTTCGGCAGCCGCACCGTCTTCGACGGGCTCACCCTCACGATCGAGGAGGGCGAGCGGGTCGGGCTCGTGGGCGTGAACGGCTCCGGAAAGTCCTCGCTCATGCGCATGCTCGCGCGCGCGGCGGAGCCGGACGCCGGCGAGCTGCAGCTCCGGCGCGGCGCGCTCGTCACCTACCTCCCGCAGGAGCCGGAGTTCCCGGCGGACGCCACCGTCGCCTCCGAGCTGGAGGTGGCGCGGGCGCCGCTC from Candidatus Methylomirabilota bacterium encodes the following:
- a CDS encoding ATP-binding cassette domain-containing protein gives rise to the protein MTLLHAASLRLAFGSRTVFDGLTLTIEEGERVGLVGVNGSGKSSLMRMLARAAEPDAGELQLRRGALVTYLPQEPEFPADATVASELEVARAPLRAAIEAHAALSARLAGEQDPAAHDRLLHDLARLGDRIEQLGGWDTAHEARRLLERLGVRDWDRPVSELSGGTRKRVALARALLTHPDLLLLDE